The sequence below is a genomic window from Gossypium hirsutum isolate 1008001.06 chromosome A11, Gossypium_hirsutum_v2.1, whole genome shotgun sequence.
gagaaggggctcgggaagcctttctccacatgatgaatgaatggtaaaCAGAGTTTGTCTCAACTCCCTCCACCTCTATTAATTCCTCAACCTGTCCCTGCAGCACCCCAGGGTATGGATTTTGTGAGACTGAATAGACCCCTAGTGGACAAGATCCGAAAGCATGGAGCCGAGGAGTTTCGTGCAAATAAATATGAGGATCTCGAAAGGGCaaagttctggcttgagaataccatcagagtattcgatgaattatcttgtactttCGAAGAATGcttaaagtgtgccatatccttgTTGAGGGACTCAGCATACCATTGATGGAAAACATTAGTTTCAGTGGTACTTCACgagagggttacatgggaattcttccaagaagaattccgaaagaaatacattagagagagattcatggatcaaaaacgtaaggaatttcttgacttGAAACAAGGCCACATGATGGTTACtgaatatgaaagggagttcgtccgacttagtaagtatgctcagGAGTGTGTGTCCTTCAAGGGTAAGATATGTCGAAGGTTTGAAGAGGGACTTAATGAGGATATCAGATTATCAGTGGGTGTCCTTGAATTGAAGGAGTTTGTGGTGCTCATTAATCAGGCTTGTAAGGCCGAATAATTGATTAAGGAGAAGAAAAAAATCGAGGCGGAGACTAAGGATGCAAGGAAGAGACATTCGAGCAATCCATTTCCATCTCAACCTAAGAAATGCAAAGACGTTTACTCCCGTTGTCATGTGTCGGCAGGGCACTCGTACCGAGACCATAAGAAGCAAGATTTGGATTCTAAATCTCGGGCTACAtctgtggctagtgtgggtaatgccAGATCTTCTAGACCAAAGTGCCACTATTATGGTAGAAGCCATTTTGGCAAGTGTAGAATGAACGATGGATCATGTTTCCGATGTGATTCTCaagaccattttatcaaggattgccctgAGATGaacgagaaagaaaaatttcaaagtacaAGGCAAGTGGCACAAATTCTAAGGGAAGACCATAGAAAAATGTTGGAATTGGGGCTAGCAGCAAGAATGTGACAAGAGACGCCACAGGGAGATTCGAAGCTAGAAATTCGGCTGGAACCTACGCCTACGCCATACGTGCACGTAAAGATGcatcttctcctgatgtgatcatcGGTACATGTTTTCCCTCAATGATAAtactattattgctttgattgaccctagttctactcatttgtatgtgtgcatgaaattggtgtctagcataaACATACCTGTCGAGTCTATAGagtttatgattaaggtgtcaaaccccttaggcaagcatgtgatagtcgataaagtatgcaagaaatgtcctttgatagATAGAGGTCACTGTCTTCTAGACGATTTGATGTTGTAACCATTCAATAAGTTTGATGTCatattgggtatggactggttgacactccatgatgcggtagtaaattgtaGGCAAAaggttattaaattgaaatgtgaaaatggtgaaactctttgGGTTAAATTAGATGAACCAGAGAATTTGCCTATTATGATATCATCCAAGTCTACCCTAAAATGTTTGAGGAAAGGTTGTGCAGCTTATTTGGCTATTATAATGAATGCTAAGGAGTCTGAACTGAAGGTTGAGGCAGTACCAATTGTGTGCGAATATGCGGATGTATTTCTGGAAGAATTACCCGGGTTACCCCCtattcgagaagttgaatttggtatagagCTAATGCCAGGGACAATgcctatttcgattgctccgaCGGAGTTAAAGGAACTAAAGTCACAATTACAAGAGTTGACCGATAAAAgctttgtgagaccaagcttttcactgtggggtgctccggtgctatttgtaaaaaagaaaaatgggtcCATGAGGCTGTGCATAGACTACCAACAGTTAAATAAgatgacaataaagaataaatattcgttgccaCGAATTAAccacttgtttgatcaattgaaaggagcaacatggttttctaagatagacttgagatctggccactatcagttgagagttaaagagttagatgtgcctaagactgcttttaggatgaggtatggccactatgagctCCTCGTCATGCCTTTCAATTTAGCAAATGCTCCTgtcgtgtttatggatttaatgaataggatATCTCAgtcatacttggataagtttgtcgttatttttattgatgacatccagATGAGGTAGAGCATACCGAACACTtgtacagactttgagagataatcggttgtatgccaagttcaataaaagtgagttttggcttcgtgaagtcaaATTTTTGAGTCATCTTGTCTTGAGTGATGGCATTAGGGTTGACCCCAGCAaggtttctgctattgttgaatggaaaccactaAAGAATGTgatcgaggttagaagctttttgggtttggttggTTATTACAGGCGATTTGTAAAGGActtctccatgattgctactcctctGACGAGGTTATTGCAAAAAaaagttaagtttgaatggtcagataagtgtcaacagagtttcgagaagttAGAGAAGTTGTTAACTGATGCTCTAGtattagtacaacccgaatcaggaaaAGAGTTCGTGGTTTACAGCGATGCTTCTTTAAATGGCTTGGGATGCGTACTTGTCCAGAAAGGCAGGGTTatagcatatgcctcgagacaattgaaacctcacgagaagaattatctgacatatgacctagagttggccgccatagtATTTACCTTGAAAATCTGGCGACATTATTTTTTCGGAGAGATATACCATGTATACatcgaccacaaaagtcttaagtgcTTGATGACTTAGAAGGATTAAAATCTAAGACAACGGAGGtggttagaattattaaaatattatgagttgattattgactaccatccgggaaaggcgaacctagtcgccgatgcattgagtagaaaatcattatttgcactgAGAGCAATGAACGCCCAATTGGCCTTTTCAgaggatggttcgattctagctaagttaaaagctagaccgacattCGTTCAAGAAATTTTTGAAGTTCAGATGAGTGATAGTGAATTGTGAGTCAAGAGAATTCAATGTGAATCGGGTGCTaaatcagattttcaaattgattcCGATGGTTGCTTGAAGTTTCgggatagaatttgtgttcctaaTGATACCAAgttgatttgaaaaattttaattgaggcacatagtggttgtttttcAGTACACCCCagaagtatgaaaatgtacaatgatttaaagaaaatgtattgttggtcggggatgaaaaatgacattttggagtttgtatcaaaatgcttattgtgccaacaagtgaaagcttaacaccaagtaccttcgagttTACTTTAGCCTATTATGGTACCCGACTGGAAGTGGgatcagattactatggattttgtgacgggttttCCGGTAACtccaaggaagaaagatgccgtataggttgtggttgatagactaacaaagttggctcactttatcccaGTGCAAACGGACTTCTCGCTTGATAAACTAGCTGACTTGTGCATTTTcgagattgtgaggcttcatggagtgcccttgtcAAGTATTTCGGATAGGGACCCAAGGTTTACTTAGAGGTTTTGGAAGAacttgcaagaagctttagggacaaagttgaattttagcacagctttccatccgcaaactgacgaTCATtcagaaagagtaattcaaacccttgaggatatgttgtgtTGTTGTGTCCAATAGTTCCAAGGCAGTTGGTAGAAGTATCTACCGCTGGCCGAattcgcttataacaatagctatcagttgagtttgaaaatggcaccttacgaagcctTATATAGGCGTAAGTGCCGAACgcccttgtattggaccgagcttagagaGAATTGGATTCACGGGGTCGACTTAATAaaggagactgaagaaaaagttaaagtgattcgtgatattTTAAAGGCTGCTTCtaatagacaaaaatcctatgcggatttgaaacagaAGGAAATCAAATTTCAGGTCggcgacaaagtatttttgagagTGTCTACTTGGAAAAAGGATCTCAGATTTCgtaaaaagggtaaattgagtccgcgttttatcgaACCTTATGAGGTGATAGAGAAAATAGGACCGGTAGCTTATCGGTTAGCCTTTCcatcagaattggaaaagatccaggacgtgttccatgtgtccatgttacgctGATGCCactctgacccttcacatgtgatctcTCCGACTGAAATGGAGATTAGATCGATTATGACCTATGGTGAcaaaccgattaagattttggatcgagaggtcaagatattgaggaataaaagtgtaaCACTcatgaaggttttgtggcatagacatggagtcgaggaagccacgtgggaacccgaagagactatgagagaccaatacccaaacttattcactagtaagattttcggggacgaaaatatCTAAaagaggggagaattgtaacagcccaattttgggcctactcaaaacagtggtttcgaaaccactattttgaagccatagaaattattttaatattattttatgtgtgacgGCATGATTataaaggtctttaaagggcaaatagacccttaaaatgCAGTATGCCTTACCAAAGGGACAAAGAATTAGGCTAGTCAATGTTAGGTAAAAATTTGGTGACTTGtttgactaaaaagaaataaaataaacaaaagatcATATCACCCATTTCACATCTTCTTCTTCACCGAAATTCTCagcaaaaataagggttttgaagccttgaaatttcagccaagCTAGCCTCTTACAAGTAAGTCAATTTGAGGgttattcttaataatttttgtacttttgggacccctaaagcttaatctagcattgaggggactattttgtgaaatgattGATAGTATAAGGACctaccatgaaaggatttgtatgttttctgagtttttatggaagaaaatgagtcttggttgttgagtgaacaacttttgtgaaaggacttctcatgaaaaccctaataggaccattttgtaaagtttgtaaaatagatagtgatgttgtgaaatattgagaatttggCATGGTCATTAGAGAAATAAATGGTCGATTAGGCTTGGCTAgtaaggaaattcgataaaaatcaattttcgagcctaggggtaaaatcgtattTTTTGTGAAGTTTAAGGACAAAACAGTTATTTTACCAAAGTTTGAGTTTtaagttgaattgaatgattgatgtattaaataagctaatttttgacattttagatcaagagaaacgtgattcggTTATTGATCAAGGGAAGAACAaaatttacgaggattaggctcgttccCATCATTTTGTGCCGAAGTAAgcacatatgtaaataatgtgtcattggagcttacttttaaatgtttttttttaccaTGTATCATAATCAAGTTGATACCATGAAAGTGTAAATAATATGATATAAGAGTAACCTACATTATGATCAAGTGCGACAACATCAGGTCAGATACGAGTTCCCATCGAACCTcagaaatagtataggatacaaaaggtaagtcatgagaaattgagtggtctgaactcatgagttgagtttGATTTCATGAGACAAGTGAAATATGTAATGTGGGTCtgggtactgactttgtgtgcagacccgtgagtagctcaatgagtGAGTATTACATGATAGAGCTATGGGGTCCGGGTACTGACTTGGTgaaaaggcccgtgagtagctcaaatatgCAAGTATTACATAGTACGATGTAGCTTTGGCTACTTGTATAGTACTTAGGTATTTCTGAGTGTTCAAAGGGATAACTCGATGAATGGATCGGCGATACTCCCAATTAGGTATGTCAATAGAGAGAATGAACTTGAGTTATTTTACGAGTAACTACAAGTATGTATACTGAACTTTTAAATGAAGACCTTAGTATGTGATGAAAGAAGGAAGAGCAAGATAGTGAGgttaaaatgatatatcatttaagtATGATAAGCCATTTTGACAAATGTGTTTCTAATTACACTTCTTttcatatatgtacttactaagctcctgTGCTTAcccttttttctttccatttccttttaGTACTACCAAAGTAGTTCGAGGATCGTCACCTACGTCGGAGAAACCAGTCACACTATCCTTAAAGCACTTGGTAtaactagttttatcattttgattatggcatgtataggaatctttgattttattttgtgtcacattgttttggggctaaaggtgttggcttgttttagcaTTTGACTTATTTTATGTAAGGCcatgaaaatggctaatattgtaagtcattatatgaatgcaagatagtcttttgcgaatgtgaaattgttgacatggttaaatttgtgaaatgtatataggccttaaCTATGGTTGTTGGTTGAGAACTCATATTAAATTAGACCTTGATATGTTGATTAGTATTAAATTCTGTTTTAGGGTGACataaggcttggtaaataaccttatattgtccacacgggtagacacacgggcatgtgtctaggccgtgtgtgacacacggccaggcccatgggtgtgttgcctggccgtgtgtcccctgcacataaattttacaagtcaatttgcatggtagtaaacaaaCGGGTAGAGACGCagtcgtgtgtcttagccatgcgAAGGGCAGGATCTAGCACATGGGTgtttgccttggccgtgtgccctaattggatgctgacgttagaaacagaatgccaaggtttttagacacgagcatgtgccaggccgtgtgaaaacccctgtaggttcaaattcagaatttaattcacacgggcatgggacacaGGAGTGGGATACAGGCATGGGACACGGGcataggacacgggtgtgtccctaggtgcttaggctgtgtgtgCCACACGAACCATCAGTACGACCATGTTCAAgttccacatgggcatgtgccctgtttcaaaggtCATTTTCCTAGTGTTGATTAAAGGGCCCGAAGTGGTCCCGAGTGATTTCCAAGAGATGCTTTGAGCCTTATAGGCCCTTGATAAGAAGTTTCGGAaaagtttgaaaatgttttgaatttaatcaagtcttggtgactcataaatgtttgaatgcatgtgtttaagtttagtaacgcCCCGTATTCCATCCCGATgtagggcacgggtgtggggtgttacattttcgagccagaactcagctctctcagcatcatcatcagcaTTAGCTCTTAACTCTTCAGCCCTGTATTTACGGATCTTATCAACTGAAGGCTTATTCAACCGTATCGGATTTATGACTTGAGGAATAACAGAGATTTTTTGAgggataggtgggggtggaggttgctgagcaGCCGGGTTTGTACGAATGTATTGAGTGAACCATTttttcatcatttggaagaaagcttctctagcctctcctccctggctaCCCATCTAGAATCAGATGGCGCTGTCCTTGTACAGAAGTAGGTGTATTACTCTCAACCTCATCAactatagctcgattgggatccattactatacgaaaacacaatttaagctgtcaagaatcatcacactatcgcagagtatatatggcatgtatatctagactctcaaacacgctacgttagtcctagaattgactaaaccgtagctctgataccaattaaatgtaacatccctaactcgTATCAATCGCCAGAGtaaggttacgaggtattaccaatcaaCAATCAATACACttcatttaacatacatttatcatacataaagcattcattcttgtaaatcattcaacacaatcacattgtcccttataggggcctacgaggccttaaacatgctttagaactggtttgggactaaactgataacatatgaaaattttagaaacatagaaaaatttcaaGCATACAAGCATTACACACCTGTGTGAACAGGACGTATGCCTCACATGGctccagacatgcccgtgtcacaggtcgtgtgaaaacaggccatacatattgacttgtatcACACGGTTGAACATAcggccgtgtgccaggccgtataaaaactggagggtatactgacttatacaacacggccaagtcacacgcccgtgtgctaggctgtgtgccaattagggggtatactaaCTTGTCCTACACGGCCAATCGCACGCCCGCGTGTGAGACCgtatggagcatactgacttcaaatcaattttaaaaccaggggacacacggccatgtaacatgaccgtgtgtcacacacggctgagacacatgcccgtgtctctgcccgtgtggacaaaaataggccatttgcgaagccaaattgccacccttattcatgctcacctaaacaaccaaaatggtaccatttcatcatacaattaggcagccaaaatcatcaaccaaatgcacaattcataccattataatttcatctattccaaatctcaaatcactaccatttacttagccaaatatatgccaaaacaatatcaatcTGTATAGTTCATTTACAATAATTCACACACACATAACTTCCTTATAAATAACCAACACAACATCTAAAATTATACCTCATCAAGGTATTTCTCAAGCATTTATACTCTACAAATCAATTGACCATTTGAACAACTATAAAACCATAACCACATTcataccaaacataccaaaataagccatcacacatggctatatatacaaaccaaaacatatacaatttaccAGCCAAATcccatggctataatcacaaccaaaataccacatctagcctatacatgcaataTACCATAATTGTATAATTCAAAAGTACTAACTTAGATatttgatagtgcgatgatgtttcCGACGACTCccggatccgagctagccttgattcactataaaacataaaaaaaataacacgaagtaaacttcatagcttagtaagttcgtatgagataaacttaatgcaatcatataaacataaatcaatatGTAACATTCATTAACTATCAAACCTTTCGAGTTCTCATTCATAAAACTATACTCTCATCACCATTTCTTTGATTCAAATCTAGAATGGTATATTCACATACCTGTCCCATCTCGTACCAATCTCAAGTACATTCTCGTCTTTCATTTACTCTTTGAGCCATTCAAAAcagaagtcggatactcaagagTCTCATACGATAAGTGCCTATaccatggctcgaagccaaatcaaggtaacttatccaaaATTCTGATATCATAGACCGAAGCTAAATCAACTGAGatgcatggctcgaagccaaatcagTATCTCTAGCACccgaagtgctatatcatggcctgaagccaactcaagtatacctaatgacatgtcactagtatcttAAATTGTTCCTacggttcaaccgggatttcaatACCAAATCGTAGTTAAATCACTTTCAATTCATTGTCGAGTCATTCTCAAATCATTGTTGAACATGTCCGTAATCTCGTTTCCACAATTCATACATTATCAAatcatttaaacacaattataAATAAATCTCATtgaatacgaacttacctcgtattcgaaaTTGACGGATTGGGTCAACTACTCCATAACCTtgctttttccccgatctaaatcctaATTCTTTCTTCCTTGATCTACATGAATTCAGAATTAACTTTTTTAATCAaccattctatcaatttagtccaaaacatacatttaagtcTATTTTCACATTAGCCCCCAAACtgtcacatttttacaatttagtccttattacacaaaatcacaaattcatgaaatttcttcaatacccatgAAATCtgaattaccataatgcccctagcaacccatatttataaactttcacacatttaaccacacattttcacaaataaatccctattttgcatttttactaaatattacttaacaaaacttgtataattcataacaaatattcataatctatcataaaacattcaagcacacatatattcatcaatggaatcattcaaaatctttaacagctttgcaaaatagtccctaggctagctagtactagttgcaacgatcacaaaaacatataaatcattaaaaatgaatgaaaaacacatacctaattgataGAATTGAAATTGCCGAACCTTAGCCCTTTTTTTCTCAAAGAAtcagttttttttctcttttggagaagatgaatacaaattatgtatttttttatttaattaacttttattaaccaaattactaaattaaccttaatgaacaTTCATAATTCCAAATttaccaagccattatcatccaatatcattttaatggtctaattaccacttaaggaccttaaatttaaggttatatagctattaaacacctttagctaatagaacagaACTTTTTCGCCTTttcgcgatttagtcctttttatcaaattaagcattcaaacgataaaattacttCATGAAACTTTCATTCCATCACTAAATCAtgctgtaaaaattaaaataataataaaatgaatatttttactttataattgtgctcccaaaaccactgttctgatttgactaaaaacgggctgttacaactccattgtgcacacggcctgggacacgcccgtgtgtcctcaCCATGTTGATTAGaaacacatttttttaatttttaaataaggatttaatttaagtaattttaaatttgcatgaaataaaattaagagaattaacaaaaattaaaaactcggGTTGCCttccgagaagcacttatttagagtctaacCTTGACTTACCTTGTATGCGTACGGTCATGGTAGTTCATGAAGCCGAAGCTCCTCTTTTTCATTATCAATTATTTTACTAAGATAAGGTTTGAGTTGAGTACTATTTATCTTAAATTTGCTGAACtcagaatgagttacctcgactaTACCGCATGGGAAGACGTTTAGTACCATAAACAGGTTTGATCCGTTTGATTTGAGCTTTGAAAGGGAGATTTTTGGATCCATTTTGTCTAGCAGTACTTTTTTCCCAACCTTAAATTGGTTCGTTCCATTCACATGCTCATTATGGCGTCGCTTTGGCTCTTCATCATGTTTTTTCAGTTTTTTCTTAACATTTGTTCGTGATTCATCTAGTTCATTGAGTGGCACCATTCACTCTGCATATGTTGTTCTATTTCTGTCGCCTTAACTTGAACATGGCTCTAACACGTATTCACGAgggatttcctgcaaagaaggttgagcCACATGGTTACTAACATTCACAAGACATTTA
It includes:
- the LOC121210008 gene encoding uncharacterized protein, giving the protein MVTEYEREFVRLSKYAQECVSFKGKICRRFEEGLNEDIRLSVGVLELKEFVVLINQAWHSYRDHKKQDLDSKSRATSVASVGNARSSRPKCHYYGRSHFGKCRMNDGSCFRCDSQDHFIKDCPEMNEKEKFQSTRQKVIKLKCENGETLWVKLDEPENLPIMISSKSTLKCLRKGCAAYLAIIMNAKESELKVEAVPIVCEYADVFLEELPGLPPIREVEFGIELMPGTMPISIAPTELKELKSQLQELTDKSFVRPSFSLMRYGHYELLVMPFNLANAPVVFMDLMNRISQSYLDKFVVIFIDDIQMRVDPSKVSAIVEWKPLKNVIEVRSFLGLVGYYRRFVKDFSMIATPLTRLLQKKVKFEWSDKCQQSFEKLEKLLTDALVLVQPESGKEFVVYSDASLNGLGCVLVQKVQTDFSLDKLADLCIFEIVRLHGVPLSSISDRDPRFT